One genomic window of Nitrospirota bacterium includes the following:
- a CDS encoding inositol-3-phosphate synthase: MGKIRVAIVGVGNCASSLIQGIEYYKSITRDEYKQSIGLMHYNLGGYIPEDIEIVAAFDIDKRKVGRPLNEAIFAKPNCTLTFFPDVPDNGVIVNMGEVLDGVSEHMKDYPEDRRFVIAKEKPCDIKKVLKKSGTDIIVNYLPVGSEKATAFYAEAALSTGVSFINCVPVFIASNSNWVKRFEKKSIPIIGDDIKSQIGATIIHRMLSKLFVDRGVKLDRTYQLNVGGNTDFLNMLNRSRLRSKKISKTEAVQSELDLPLDEENIHIGPSDYVQWQNDNKICFLRLEGRGFGSVPMHLELRLSVEDSPNSAGIVIDAIRCCKLARDRKVGGVLTSASAYFMKHPLKQFHDVTAREMVEEFIAGKRER, translated from the coding sequence GTGGGAAAGATAAGGGTCGCTATAGTAGGTGTAGGCAACTGTGCATCCTCTCTCATTCAGGGTATAGAGTATTACAAATCCATTACCAGAGATGAATACAAACAGTCAATAGGGCTTATGCACTATAATCTCGGTGGGTATATACCTGAGGACATAGAGATAGTAGCAGCATTTGACATCGACAAAAGAAAAGTCGGGAGACCACTAAATGAGGCAATATTTGCAAAACCAAACTGCACTTTGACTTTTTTCCCTGATGTCCCTGATAACGGGGTTATAGTGAATATGGGAGAAGTTCTGGATGGTGTCTCCGAACATATGAAAGATTATCCTGAAGACAGAAGATTTGTGATTGCAAAGGAAAAACCATGCGATATAAAAAAGGTGCTTAAGAAAAGTGGCACCGATATTATAGTCAATTATCTCCCAGTTGGTTCTGAAAAAGCCACAGCCTTTTATGCAGAGGCTGCCCTGAGTACAGGAGTTAGCTTTATAAACTGTGTTCCTGTTTTTATAGCATCTAACAGTAACTGGGTAAAGAGATTTGAGAAGAAGTCTATCCCGATAATAGGAGATGACATAAAATCTCAGATAGGTGCAACAATTATACATAGAATGCTTTCCAAACTTTTTGTAGACAGAGGTGTAAAACTGGATAGGACTTACCAGTTGAATGTAGGGGGAAACACAGACTTTCTCAATATGCTCAACCGCAGCCGACTCAGATCAAAAAAGATATCTAAGACTGAGGCAGTTCAATCAGAGCTTGATCTCCCACTTGATGAGGAGAACATACATATAGGTCCTTCTGATTATGTACAGTGGCAGAATGATAACAAGATATGCTTTTTGAGGCTTGAGGGTAGAGGATTTGGTAGCGTCCCCATGCACCTTGAATTAAGACTTTCTGTAGAAGATTCACCGAATAGTGCAGGGATAGTAATTGATGCCATTAGATGCTGTAAACTTGCAAGGGACAGAAAGGTTGGAGGAGTATTGACATCTGCTTCGGCATATTTTATGAAACACCCCCTAAAACAATTTCACGATGTAACAGCAAGAGAAATGGTGGAAGAATTTATTGCAGGTAAGAGGGAGCGGTAG
- the cobS gene encoding adenosylcobinamide-GDP ribazoletransferase → MSLTIFNSIITAFKFLTILPLGGYLPDERAIGKSIVFFPFVGITIGGILYISDYLLSTIFTRSVVDALLITVLVIITGGLHIDGFADTVDGIAGGKNPQDRLRIMKESNIGAVGVSCVVLLLLIKYSALLSIIEVQKGGALLMAPMISRWSQVQAICMGKSAREDGLGRIFIENGSAVKFLFATAFVTSMTIFVLPLIKVLLLLAIIFIISLIFLVFFNRMFNGVTGDAIGSVSEINEVIVLLVLLAMQ, encoded by the coding sequence ATGAGCCTAACAATATTTAACAGCATTATAACCGCATTTAAGTTTCTGACTATTCTGCCTCTTGGAGGCTATCTACCAGATGAACGGGCAATCGGTAAGTCTATTGTCTTTTTCCCATTTGTTGGTATAACGATAGGTGGTATTCTATACATCTCTGACTATCTTTTATCGACGATATTTACTCGTTCTGTTGTTGATGCACTCTTGATTACAGTCCTTGTAATCATCACGGGTGGATTGCATATAGATGGTTTTGCTGATACTGTAGATGGGATTGCAGGAGGAAAGAACCCACAGGACAGGTTGAGAATTATGAAGGAAAGCAATATCGGTGCTGTTGGAGTGAGTTGTGTTGTGCTTTTACTGTTGATTAAGTATTCAGCCCTTTTATCAATTATAGAGGTACAAAAGGGTGGTGCACTACTTATGGCACCTATGATTAGTCGGTGGTCACAGGTTCAAGCCATCTGTATGGGCAAGTCTGCGAGGGAGGATGGACTTGGCAGGATTTTTATTGAAAATGGTAGTGCCGTCAAATTCCTGTTTGCGACAGCCTTTGTGACATCCATGACTATATTTGTTCTACCATTAATAAAGGTGTTATTACTGCTTGCAATAATTTTTATTATATCTCTCATTTTCCTTGTCTTCTTTAACAGGATGTTCAACGGTGTAACCGGGGATGCTATAGGATCGGTAAGCGAGATAAATGAGGTTATTGTGCTGCTGGTTTTACTGGCGATGCAATAA
- a CDS encoding pitrilysin family protein, translating to MYRQYTLDNGIPVVFDLMYDVHSAAVGVWVKIGSRDEIEDKNGISHFIEHMFFKGTKTRTAQDIAIEIDSIGGELNAFTSKEETTFYTRVLDEHLTTAIDLLADIFLNSVIDVQELKKEKRIIIEEIKMVEDTPDEYVHDLLYEVAWGRSALGRPVLGRKETVTSFTRDDLVDHIKNFYTSRDIVIAAAGNINPDSLFLALNRSFGKIPYINNKREYQSPQFSKGILMKKKKLKEVHICIGVEGIRYDNDDRYAVMLLNAMFGGSVSSRLFQEIRENRGLVYTISSYPVFYRDTGLLITYAGTGKSKAGEVIRLIIQEMRKLKEERVKDAELRRAKEHIKGGLLFALESTSHRMVQIARNEICFGRQITTEEIVQNIEDVTTEKIQEIAESIFKNESIAITVCGAINHLDLKEEDIKL from the coding sequence ATGTATAGACAATACACCCTTGACAATGGTATCCCCGTAGTCTTTGATTTGATGTATGATGTCCACTCAGCGGCTGTTGGGGTCTGGGTAAAGATTGGTTCAAGAGATGAGATCGAGGATAAAAATGGTATATCACATTTTATAGAACACATGTTCTTTAAAGGGACAAAGACGAGGACTGCACAAGATATAGCCATCGAGATTGATTCCATAGGAGGGGAACTGAATGCATTTACATCAAAAGAAGAAACTACATTCTATACAAGGGTGCTTGACGAACACCTCACGACAGCTATCGACTTACTTGCCGATATTTTTCTTAATTCTGTGATTGATGTGCAGGAACTTAAAAAGGAAAAAAGAATAATAATCGAAGAGATCAAGATGGTCGAGGATACACCAGATGAGTATGTTCATGATCTCTTATATGAAGTTGCATGGGGTCGTAGTGCCCTTGGCAGACCTGTTCTTGGAAGAAAGGAAACCGTGACATCGTTTACCAGAGATGATTTAGTTGATCACATTAAAAACTTTTATACATCTCGTGATATTGTTATTGCTGCTGCAGGAAACATAAACCCTGATAGCCTATTCTTGGCGCTCAACAGATCGTTCGGTAAGATACCGTATATTAATAATAAAAGAGAATATCAATCGCCACAATTCTCTAAAGGCATCCTTATGAAAAAAAAGAAGTTAAAAGAGGTTCACATATGTATTGGTGTTGAGGGTATAAGGTATGATAATGATGACAGATATGCAGTGATGTTGTTAAATGCGATGTTTGGTGGAAGTGTGAGCTCGAGACTATTTCAAGAGATAAGGGAGAATCGAGGACTTGTGTATACGATATCCTCTTATCCTGTATTTTATCGTGATACAGGTCTTCTTATAACATATGCAGGAACAGGGAAATCAAAGGCAGGAGAAGTAATAAGGCTTATTATTCAGGAGATGCGAAAATTAAAAGAAGAGAGAGTAAAAGATGCAGAACTCAGGAGGGCAAAGGAACACATAAAAGGGGGATTGCTTTTCGCTCTCGAGAGTACAAGCCACAGGATGGTCCAGATAGCACGCAATGAGATATGTTTTGGCAGGCAAATTACAACAGAAGAGATAGTGCAAAATATAGAGGATGTCACAACCGAGAAGATACAGGAGATCGCAGAGAGTATTTTTAAAAATGAATCAATTGCGATAACGGTGTGTGGTGCAATAAACCACCTTGATTTAAAAGAAGAAGATATAAAGTTATGA
- a CDS encoding CDP-alcohol phosphatidyltransferase family protein: MLGEKLGHSLDKLLAPIANILSLNGILSPNSLTLTGFLINLIASASFIFQLPKLAGILILLAGSFDLLDGILARNSGKTTRFGAFLDSVLDRYSDAALFGGLMVYYISNNSILYTLVTFGVMLGSFLISYTRARAEGLGIDCNIGLMERPERIILLSAGAITGLLEETLWILLVLTHITAIQRIYHAWKSTKTVS, encoded by the coding sequence TTGCTGGGTGAAAAACTCGGGCATAGCCTTGATAAACTATTAGCTCCTATAGCGAACATCCTGTCACTCAATGGAATTCTCAGTCCTAACAGTCTTACACTAACAGGATTTTTAATAAACCTTATCGCATCAGCATCATTTATATTCCAACTGCCAAAACTCGCAGGTATACTTATACTGTTAGCAGGTAGTTTTGACCTCCTTGACGGAATACTTGCAAGAAATTCAGGGAAGACCACAAGATTTGGTGCATTCCTCGACTCTGTGCTTGACAGATATTCTGATGCAGCTCTGTTTGGTGGATTAATGGTTTATTACATCTCTAACAATAGCATTTTATATACGCTGGTCACATTTGGTGTGATGCTCGGATCGTTCCTTATAAGCTATACAAGGGCAAGGGCAGAGGGACTCGGGATCGACTGTAATATAGGCTTGATGGAAAGGCCTGAGAGAATAATCCTTCTCAGTGCTGGGGCAATAACTGGATTACTTGAAGAAACCCTCTGGATACTGCTTGTCCTGACACATATCACTGCCATCCAGAGAATATACCATGCATGGAAATCAACAAAAACAGTCAGTTAG
- a CDS encoding histidine phosphatase family protein yields the protein MTTLYLIRHGEVVNAWEKRYNGQIDVPLTQYGIEQIKDISRRLDGVDIKVIYATGLIRTVRGAEIIAERLKRIPVIIKEELKERKLGKWEGLTLNEIIEQYPEGWSAWKADMMNYRPPGGESLRELSDRVVPAVRELITLHKGEEIVIVGHGGVNRVIICEALNLSPENFYRIEQKYGALNIIEYFDDGKTVVKLMNG from the coding sequence ATGACTACATTGTATCTCATCCGTCATGGTGAGGTGGTTAATGCGTGGGAGAAGAGGTATAATGGACAGATAGATGTGCCACTGACCCAGTATGGGATAGAACAGATCAAAGATATTTCAAGAAGGCTTGATGGTGTGGACATAAAGGTGATATATGCCACAGGGTTGATACGGACAGTTAGGGGCGCTGAGATAATAGCAGAAAGACTGAAGAGGATCCCTGTTATCATAAAGGAGGAGCTCAAGGAACGAAAACTCGGGAAGTGGGAAGGTCTTACGCTCAATGAAATCATAGAGCAGTATCCTGAGGGGTGGAGCGCATGGAAGGCTGACATGATGAATTACAGACCACCAGGTGGAGAAAGTCTCAGAGAATTGAGTGATAGGGTAGTGCCTGCTGTAAGAGAATTAATCACTTTGCACAAGGGAGAAGAAATTGTAATAGTCGGGCATGGAGGGGTTAATAGGGTTATCATCTGTGAAGCATTGAACCTTTCCCCTGAAAACTTTTACAGGATAGAACAGAAATATGGGGCGTTGAATATCATTGAATACTTTGATGACGGCAAGACGGTAGTAAAATTGATGAACGGTTGA
- the truB gene encoding tRNA pseudouridine(55) synthase TruB: protein MPKQSKSIEIQMDVVININKPEGITSQGVVNRVKRMLCIKKAGHTGTLDPFATGVLPVCTGKATKLFSRLINSDKEYIAAIKIGESTDTEDSSGTIIQAVNTSHITEGMVMDALQRFKGSISQIPPMYSALKLNGTPLYKLARRGIIVERKARIITIHHIEILGIALPFITLHIHCSAGTYIRTLAYDIGSVLGVGGHLVSLSRIRAGQFRIEDSIRLDELASYTKEGRTPKGMYSLEQVLLTMSN, encoded by the coding sequence GTGCCGAAGCAATCTAAAAGTATTGAAATCCAAATGGATGTGGTCATAAACATAAACAAACCTGAAGGGATTACCTCACAGGGTGTGGTAAACAGGGTAAAGAGGATGCTATGTATAAAAAAGGCAGGACATACAGGAACCCTCGACCCTTTTGCTACAGGGGTGCTACCAGTATGCACAGGGAAAGCCACAAAGCTCTTTAGTAGACTGATAAACTCAGACAAGGAATACATCGCAGCCATCAAGATAGGCGAATCTACTGATACCGAAGATTCGTCAGGGACAATTATACAAGCCGTCAATACCAGTCATATAACAGAGGGTATGGTTATGGATGCCCTACAGAGATTTAAAGGTAGCATATCACAGATTCCACCAATGTATTCTGCACTAAAATTAAATGGAACTCCTTTATATAAATTAGCGCGTAGAGGTATAATTGTAGAAAGGAAGGCAAGGATAATCACTATACATCATATAGAAATACTCGGTATCGCTCTTCCTTTTATTACACTGCATATCCACTGCTCTGCAGGGACATATATCCGAACACTTGCTTATGATATAGGTAGCGTTCTCGGTGTGGGAGGGCATCTGGTTTCCTTGAGTCGAATCAGGGCAGGGCAGTTCAGGATAGAAGACTCTATCAGACTGGATGAACTTGCATCATACACAAAAGAAGGAAGGACACCGAAGGGTATGTATTCTCTTGAACAGGTACTTTTAACAATGAGCAATTAA
- a CDS encoding bifunctional oligoribonuclease/PAP phosphatase NrnA has product MNKIIEIINRNSTFLITTHINPEGDAIGSELALFLILKKLGKKAMILNSDTVPLIYRFLPHSEAIVVSNPELVSGLSGDYDVLFIVDCGDLERTGLRIEGIRGKIAVIDHHITSKPFGDHSWIEPSASSTGEMIYELAVSLGVNIDTDIAINLYTCILTDTGSFRYSSTTPKALKIAGLLLEKGIDPWRVTEEVYESQSLNRIRLLGMVLSKIEISDDGKIAWIVVTQDMYRDTATTAEDTENFANYPRAIRDVDVSIFFRELENGRFKISFRSKGHIDVSAVAQIFGGGGHHNAAGCVIEAGLDDAKRMVISAVENIIRSV; this is encoded by the coding sequence ATGAATAAAATAATAGAGATTATCAACAGAAATTCTACTTTTCTCATAACTACCCATATAAATCCAGAGGGAGATGCAATTGGTTCAGAGCTTGCACTATTTCTTATTCTTAAGAAATTGGGTAAGAAGGCTATGATATTAAACAGTGACACTGTTCCTCTTATATACCGCTTTCTTCCCCATTCTGAGGCAATTGTTGTATCAAACCCTGAACTTGTTTCAGGGCTATCCGGCGACTACGATGTCCTCTTTATTGTTGATTGCGGAGACCTCGAAAGAACAGGGTTAAGGATTGAAGGGATAAGGGGTAAGATTGCGGTGATTGACCATCATATAACGAGCAAGCCATTTGGAGACCATTCGTGGATCGAACCCTCAGCATCTTCAACAGGCGAGATGATATATGAGCTTGCTGTCTCACTCGGGGTTAATATTGATACCGATATAGCTATAAACCTTTATACATGTATACTTACAGATACAGGGTCATTCAGATATTCAAGCACAACACCAAAGGCACTAAAGATTGCAGGTTTACTTCTGGAGAAGGGCATAGATCCATGGAGAGTTACAGAAGAGGTCTATGAGTCCCAATCTCTTAACAGAATAAGATTACTTGGTATGGTTCTCTCAAAGATAGAAATCAGTGACGATGGGAAGATTGCATGGATTGTTGTTACACAGGATATGTACAGAGATACCGCAACAACAGCTGAGGATACAGAAAATTTTGCGAATTATCCTCGTGCTATCAGAGATGTAGATGTATCAATATTTTTCAGAGAACTTGAGAATGGTAGGTTTAAGATAAGTTTCAGGTCAAAGGGTCATATAGATGTCTCTGCAGTTGCACAGATCTTTGGTGGAGGTGGACACCACAACGCTGCTGGATGTGTTATTGAAGCAGGACTTGATGATGCGAAGAGAATGGTGATAAGTGCAGTAGAGAATATTATTAGGTCTGTTTAA
- the rbfA gene encoding 30S ribosome-binding factor RbfA gives MFHSYKRSERVGDLIRREIADIIMHKTKDPRIGFITVTGVDLSNDLRHAKVYISVYERETEGTEENTLQALKNATGFIRGELSKRIRLRFMPEIVFKLDKSAEYGEKIERLLRGQNE, from the coding sequence ATGTTTCATTCATATAAGCGATCTGAGAGGGTTGGTGACCTCATACGCCGTGAGATAGCAGACATCATCATGCATAAGACTAAGGATCCGAGGATAGGTTTTATTACGGTTACTGGGGTTGACCTCAGCAATGACCTGAGACATGCAAAGGTATATATCAGTGTGTACGAGAGAGAGACTGAGGGTACAGAGGAAAATACGCTACAGGCTTTAAAGAACGCTACAGGATTCATAAGAGGTGAACTCTCTAAGAGGATCAGGCTGCGATTTATGCCTGAGATAGTATTTAAACTTGATAAATCAGCGGAATATGGTGAGAAGATTGAGCGTTTATTGAGGGGACAGAATGAATAA
- a CDS encoding DUF503 domain-containing protein — protein sequence MFVGILTIDIHIPENDSLKWKRHVLQSIKDRVRNNFNVSISEVDNSNLWQRTTIGVAVISNDRTHINQTLQGVISTIDRIPSIEIIDYRIEMM from the coding sequence ATGTTCGTTGGCATCCTCACAATAGATATCCATATTCCTGAAAACGACTCCCTTAAGTGGAAGAGGCATGTCTTACAAAGTATAAAGGACAGAGTAAGAAACAACTTCAATGTATCTATATCTGAGGTTGATAATAGTAACCTCTGGCAGCGAACTACTATAGGGGTTGCTGTAATCAGCAACGATAGGACTCATATCAACCAGACTCTGCAAGGAGTTATCTCAACAATAGACAGAATACCATCAATAGAGATAATAGACTACCGCATAGAGATGATGTAA
- the cobU gene encoding bifunctional adenosylcobinamide kinase/adenosylcobinamide-phosphate guanylyltransferase, translated as MNTKSQKSDKKTSQLTTHNSRLIFITGGVRSGKSEYAMSMAEVIDGRKAFIATAESLDDEMAERIKRHRERRNQSWDTYEAPLDMYSTLRDISENYSVILIDCITLWLSNLILSGKNADNIFIIVDEFLRIIATCNSTVIVVSNEVGWGIVPDNRIAREFRDTAGRVNQMIASAADSVYMVISGIPLRLK; from the coding sequence TTGAATACTAAAAGTCAGAAGTCAGATAAAAAGACTTCGCAACTCACAACTCATAACTCAAGACTTATCTTTATCACTGGTGGGGTAAGGTCAGGGAAAAGTGAATACGCAATGAGCATGGCTGAAGTTATTGATGGCAGAAAGGCGTTCATTGCAACCGCAGAGTCTCTTGATGATGAGATGGCTGAGAGAATAAAGAGACACAGAGAACGACGTAATCAATCATGGGATACCTATGAGGCACCACTTGATATGTATTCAACACTGAGAGATATAAGTGAAAATTATTCTGTAATACTGATTGACTGTATTACGCTCTGGCTTTCAAATCTTATACTTTCAGGTAAGAATGCAGACAATATCTTTATAATAGTTGACGAGTTTTTGAGGATTATAGCAACCTGTAATTCAACAGTGATAGTAGTATCGAATGAAGTTGGGTGGGGGATAGTCCCTGATAATCGAATTGCGAGAGAGTTTCGGGACACTGCAGGAAGGGTAAATCAGATGATTGCATCAGCTGCTGACAGTGTTTATATGGTTATATCAGGAATACCGCTGAGACTTAAATAA
- the pnp gene encoding polyribonucleotide nucleotidyltransferase has product MGINIRDTELSLETGRIAKQADASVSVQYGDTIVLATIVSSKEPWDGFGFFPLTVDYQEKAYAAGKIPGGYFKREGRPTEKEILTSRLIDRPLRPLFTDGFCNETQIIVSVLSYGDENISDILGIIGTSAALTISEIPFLGPIGAVRIGRIGDKFIINPDLSEVEECSINLIVAGTEESVVMIEGGANEVSESEMIQAIRIAHQSIREIVELQKKFGAIYAVEKKVIPPLIIEEDIKRAVERIASEKIKEAIRIPYKQRRQNALDSILNETILILNSSSGQDLERDYSREISAVFFNLERDEVRGMILRDGVRVDGRGPGDIRPISCEVGVLPRAHGSAIFTRGETQSLVVATLGTSEDEQRIDALEGESTKAFMLHYNFPPFSVGEVKPLRSPGRREIGHGALAERALRPVIPDKTEFPYTIRVVSDILESNGSSSMATVCGGTLALMDAGVPIRSPVAGIAMGLIKEGDKTIVLSDILGLEDYLGDMDFKVGGTENGITAFQLDVKITGISLDIMEMALEQAREGRLHILKKMTEVISSPRPKLAAHAPRIYTIQIKPEKIRDVIGTGGKVVRSIIEQTGVKIDINDNGIINIASLDESAAQKAIEIINGIVAEAEVGKIYLGKVKRLVDFGAFVEILPGTEGLVHISQISDHRVMRVSDELREGDEILVKVIEIDKQGKIRLSRKEALRESDDVKRARDRTTVRK; this is encoded by the coding sequence ATGGGTATAAATATAAGGGATACTGAACTTTCGTTGGAGACAGGACGTATCGCAAAGCAAGCAGATGCCTCAGTGAGTGTGCAGTATGGCGATACTATAGTGCTTGCTACCATTGTGTCATCAAAAGAGCCGTGGGATGGATTTGGTTTTTTTCCCCTGACTGTAGATTATCAAGAAAAGGCGTATGCAGCAGGAAAGATCCCGGGAGGCTATTTTAAAAGAGAGGGAAGACCTACCGAGAAAGAGATACTTACCTCAAGGCTGATAGATAGACCCCTTCGTCCATTATTTACTGATGGATTCTGCAATGAGACACAAATTATTGTGTCAGTGCTTTCTTATGGCGATGAAAACATATCTGATATTCTCGGAATAATAGGGACATCTGCCGCACTTACCATCTCTGAGATTCCATTTCTCGGTCCAATTGGAGCGGTCAGGATAGGCAGGATTGGTGATAAATTTATAATCAATCCCGACCTTTCAGAAGTAGAAGAATGCAGTATTAATCTCATAGTTGCTGGAACAGAAGAATCCGTTGTTATGATTGAGGGAGGAGCAAATGAGGTGAGTGAATCTGAAATGATACAGGCTATTCGTATCGCACATCAGAGTATTAGAGAAATAGTTGAACTACAGAAAAAATTTGGAGCAATCTATGCTGTCGAGAAGAAAGTGATTCCACCTCTGATTATAGAGGAAGATATTAAGCGCGCTGTGGAGAGGATTGCCAGTGAAAAGATAAAAGAGGCTATCAGGATTCCATATAAACAGAGACGTCAGAATGCACTGGATAGTATCCTGAATGAGACAATACTGATCCTGAATTCGAGTTCAGGACAAGACCTAGAAAGAGATTATTCGCGAGAGATTAGTGCAGTCTTTTTTAATCTTGAGAGAGATGAGGTAAGGGGAATGATTCTCCGTGATGGTGTGAGGGTGGATGGTAGAGGACCGGGAGATATACGTCCTATCTCCTGTGAGGTTGGAGTGCTTCCGAGAGCTCATGGTTCAGCGATATTTACAAGAGGTGAGACACAGAGCCTTGTTGTCGCTACACTTGGCACATCTGAGGATGAACAGCGTATAGATGCGCTCGAGGGTGAATCCACAAAGGCATTCATGCTACATTATAATTTTCCACCATTCAGTGTTGGTGAGGTTAAGCCCTTAAGGTCCCCTGGCAGGAGAGAAATAGGACATGGTGCACTGGCAGAGAGAGCACTGAGACCTGTTATTCCAGATAAGACAGAATTTCCTTACACAATAAGGGTTGTATCCGATATTCTTGAATCTAATGGGTCTTCTTCGATGGCTACAGTCTGTGGAGGGACACTTGCTCTCATGGATGCAGGTGTTCCAATAAGGTCTCCGGTAGCAGGGATAGCCATGGGGCTTATTAAGGAAGGTGACAAAACAATAGTTCTCTCAGACATATTAGGACTTGAGGACTACCTTGGAGATATGGACTTTAAGGTAGGAGGCACAGAAAATGGTATAACAGCCTTTCAGCTTGATGTAAAGATTACAGGTATAAGTCTTGACATTATGGAAATGGCACTTGAGCAGGCGAGAGAAGGTAGATTACATATCCTCAAAAAGATGACGGAGGTGATTTCTTCTCCAAGGCCAAAACTTGCTGCACATGCACCAAGGATATACACCATACAGATTAAGCCTGAGAAGATAAGAGATGTTATAGGAACAGGTGGTAAGGTTGTAAGGAGTATAATTGAACAAACAGGCGTTAAGATAGATATAAATGATAATGGCATAATAAATATAGCCTCACTGGATGAGAGTGCAGCTCAGAAAGCAATAGAAATCATTAATGGTATAGTAGCAGAGGCAGAGGTAGGGAAGATATATCTCGGTAAGGTAAAAAGGTTAGTTGATTTTGGTGCATTTGTTGAAATTCTCCCAGGCACAGAAGGACTTGTTCATATCTCGCAGATTTCAGACCACAGGGTAATGCGGGTATCTGATGAACTTCGTGAGGGTGATGAGATACTCGTAAAAGTCATAGAGATAGATAAGCAGGGAAAGATAAGATTGAGTCGGAAAGAAGCCCTCAGAGAGTCAGATGATGTTAAAAGAGCAAGGGATCGCACCACTGTGCGTAAATAA
- the cobO gene encoding cob(I)yrinic acid a,c-diamide adenosyltransferase, whose product MRLQRGLVHIYTGKGKGKTTAAFGLAMRAVGEGLKVLIIQFLKGRVPLTGEAAIAKVMFQSIEILRFNDQVHPLFAGRNSDENKLKESIASAFAITRKKIESGEYDLVVLDEINNVIKGGWLSVAEVAELIKNKPVHTELVLTGRNAPKELIDISDYVTEMKMIKHPSKTGIKARRGIEY is encoded by the coding sequence ATGAGACTCCAGAGAGGCCTTGTACACATATATACAGGAAAAGGAAAAGGAAAGACAACCGCCGCATTCGGGCTCGCAATGAGGGCTGTTGGAGAAGGGCTTAAGGTCTTAATCATCCAGTTCTTGAAAGGAAGGGTTCCTTTAACGGGGGAGGCAGCGATTGCAAAGGTTATGTTCCAGAGCATTGAGATCTTGAGATTCAATGACCAGGTGCATCCCCTATTTGCTGGCAGGAATTCTGATGAGAATAAACTTAAAGAATCTATAGCCTCAGCCTTTGCCATTACAAGAAAGAAAATAGAGAGCGGCGAGTATGATCTTGTAGTGCTGGATGAGATAAATAATGTTATTAAGGGAGGATGGCTTTCGGTGGCTGAGGTGGCGGAATTGATAAAGAACAAGCCTGTTCACACGGAACTTGTGCTTACTGGAAGGAATGCACCAAAAGAATTAATAGATATCTCTGACTATGTAACTGAAATGAAGATGATAAAACATCCCTCTAAGACTGGGATAAAGGCAAGGAGGGGAATTGAATACTAA
- the rpsO gene encoding 30S ribosomal protein S15, with protein sequence MPLQKEKKRDLIAKYRLHDTDTGSPEVQIALLSERINYLMEHFKFHKKDSHSRRGLLMIVGQRRRLLDYLKDNDAERYKRLIARLGIRK encoded by the coding sequence ATGCCCCTACAGAAGGAAAAGAAAAGAGACCTTATCGCTAAATACAGACTTCATGATACGGATACCGGGTCTCCAGAGGTGCAGATAGCCTTGCTCAGTGAGAGGATCAATTATCTTATGGAACATTTCAAATTCCACAAAAAGGATTCTCATTCAAGAAGAGGGCTTCTCATGATAGTCGGACAGCGGAGGCGTTTATTAGATTATCTCAAAGATAACGATGCAGAACGCTATAAAAGGTTGATAGCACGCCTTGGTATCAGGAAATAA